The following coding sequences are from one Arthrobacter sp. 24S4-2 window:
- a CDS encoding Flp family type IVb pilin, with amino-acid sequence MNSFIATINAVLHTAKGKLQEEKGATMVEYGIMVAFIAVIVMVAVIALGPQIASLFTSVSTAL; translated from the coding sequence ATGAACTCATTCATTGCAACAATCAATGCCGTTCTTCACACAGCAAAAGGCAAGCTGCAAGAGGAAAAGGGCGCCACGATGGTGGAGTACGGCATCATGGTCGCCTTCATCGCCGTCATCGTAATGGTCGCAGTCATAGCACTCGGCCCCCAGATCGCAAGCCTCTTCACTTCTGTTTCAACAGCTCTCTGA
- a CDS encoding TadE/TadG family type IV pilus assembly protein — MAVEMAIVLPLLLVILIGIIEFGRVLNVQVSLSQAAREGARYAAIHYDDASLNVSGAALGGAPSLSGLAVTVTDNASSCSPGGSVKVTTKVTMRSMTGFLDAGFFGQPVIFPLSMSGVGVMRCGG; from the coding sequence GTGGCCGTTGAGATGGCGATCGTCCTCCCACTGCTATTAGTGATTCTTATCGGAATCATCGAATTCGGTCGAGTACTTAATGTCCAGGTCTCTCTGAGCCAGGCCGCCCGTGAAGGGGCCAGGTACGCAGCCATACATTACGACGACGCAAGCCTCAATGTTTCGGGAGCCGCGCTCGGAGGTGCGCCCTCGCTTTCCGGGCTCGCCGTGACGGTGACGGATAACGCAAGCAGTTGCTCCCCCGGGGGAAGCGTGAAAGTGACCACCAAGGTAACCATGCGTTCAATGACCGGTTTCCTCGACGCTGGCTTCTTCGGCCAGCCGGTGATATTTCCGCTGTCCATGTCTGGAGTAGGAGTAATGCGATGCGGCGGTTGA
- a CDS encoding A24 family peptidase, which produces MTPAPLLVLLCALVGLAAAPASQAAALRLYPSIELGGGRWRSVASLAGTPILFGAMAWRFGWSWVLPAFLFLSAAGVVLSRIDLEHKLLPNRIVLPTLGIGVVLLLLDAGMNQRWGNLLAAAIGCTVTFVIYLILALISPRGMGMGDVKLSAPLGLYLGYISVGHLILGIALGFIVGAVTSVLLVMAGFAGRKTSVPFGPSMFLGSIVAVLWGTDIGRIILPTVFTR; this is translated from the coding sequence ATGACCCCGGCTCCCTTGTTGGTACTCCTGTGCGCCCTAGTTGGCCTGGCCGCAGCGCCGGCCAGCCAGGCCGCGGCCCTGAGGCTGTACCCGTCCATCGAGCTGGGCGGAGGCCGCTGGCGGAGCGTGGCGAGCTTAGCCGGCACCCCCATTCTATTTGGGGCAATGGCCTGGCGGTTCGGGTGGTCGTGGGTTCTCCCGGCCTTCCTTTTCCTGAGCGCAGCTGGCGTTGTGCTGTCCCGCATTGACCTTGAGCACAAGTTGCTGCCCAACAGGATCGTCCTACCCACGCTTGGAATCGGAGTTGTGCTGCTGCTTTTGGATGCCGGCATGAACCAGCGATGGGGAAATCTGCTCGCCGCCGCGATCGGCTGCACCGTAACTTTCGTGATCTACCTGATTTTGGCGTTAATTTCTCCCCGGGGAATGGGGATGGGCGACGTAAAGCTCTCTGCGCCACTTGGTTTGTACTTGGGTTACATCTCAGTGGGGCATTTGATACTGGGCATAGCTCTTGGTTTTATTGTGGGCGCTGTTACCAGTGTTCTTCTTGTTATGGCCGGATTCGCGGGGCGGAAGACCTCGGTACCCTTCGGCCCATCCATGTTCCTGGGGTCCATAGTGGCCGTGCTGTGGGGCACCGACATCGGGCGGATTATCCTGCCCACCGTGTTCACGCGATAA
- a CDS encoding Flp pilus assembly protein CpaB, translated as MKSRLLGGIAALLLAITGTVLLVVYVQGADNRALQGLDPVNVLVVKESIPAGTKAEDLNGKVQLESMPQSAVPEGALDRLNEQSGKITSVALEPGEQLLAARLVDPRDLLPGTVPVPAGLGEVTFLLAPERILGGRLEAGDKVTVYTSFKSEDGMPANANIPAEIQGWKQSTGLLFHDVLVTAVQKAAPETKDTSSGSTDKTVAMPNGSAFVTVARSDADAAKMVFGAEFGTMWLSKQTDTTAKSTPPVTTFGGLY; from the coding sequence GTGAAATCACGCCTACTGGGAGGCATTGCAGCACTGCTGTTGGCAATCACCGGAACCGTACTACTCGTCGTGTACGTACAGGGAGCTGACAACAGGGCGCTGCAGGGGCTCGATCCCGTCAATGTGCTAGTCGTAAAAGAATCTATTCCCGCTGGAACAAAGGCCGAGGACCTCAACGGCAAAGTCCAGCTTGAGTCCATGCCGCAGTCGGCGGTGCCGGAAGGTGCCCTCGACCGGCTTAATGAACAATCAGGCAAAATTACTTCCGTTGCCTTGGAGCCGGGCGAACAACTTCTTGCAGCCAGGCTCGTGGACCCGCGGGACTTGTTGCCCGGAACCGTCCCAGTTCCCGCGGGCCTGGGGGAGGTCACTTTCCTTCTGGCACCTGAGCGGATCCTGGGCGGCCGGCTGGAAGCCGGCGACAAGGTCACCGTATATACGTCCTTCAAATCAGAAGACGGAATGCCGGCCAACGCCAACATTCCCGCCGAGATCCAGGGTTGGAAGCAGTCCACCGGCTTGCTGTTCCACGATGTCCTGGTGACAGCAGTTCAGAAGGCGGCTCCGGAAACCAAGGATACGAGCTCCGGTTCCACAGACAAGACTGTGGCGATGCCGAACGGTTCTGCCTTCGTCACGGTGGCCCGTAGTGACGCTGATGCGGCCAAGATGGTGTTTGGAGCGGAATTCGGCACCATGTGGCTCTCAAAGCAGACCGACACCACGGCCAAGTCCACTCCACCGGTCACGACATTTGGCGGGCTGTACTAA
- the rplM gene encoding 50S ribosomal protein L13: MRTYTPKPGDINRQWHVIDATDVVLGRLASQTAILLRGKHKATFASHMDMGDFVIIINAEKVALTGAKLEQKRAYRHSGYPGGLTSVNYAELLESNPVRAVEKAIKGMLPKNSLAAQQLGKLKVYRGAEHPHAAQQPKTFEISQVAQ; the protein is encoded by the coding sequence GTGCGTACGTACACCCCGAAGCCCGGCGATATCAACCGCCAGTGGCACGTCATTGACGCCACCGACGTTGTCCTTGGTCGTCTCGCCAGCCAGACCGCAATCCTGCTGCGCGGCAAGCACAAGGCCACCTTTGCGTCCCACATGGACATGGGCGACTTCGTCATCATCATCAACGCTGAAAAGGTTGCCCTGACCGGCGCCAAGCTGGAGCAGAAGCGCGCATACCGCCACTCCGGTTACCCGGGCGGCCTGACCTCCGTCAACTACGCAGAGCTGCTGGAATCCAACCCGGTCCGCGCTGTGGAGAAGGCCATCAAGGGCATGCTCCCGAAGAACTCCCTCGCTGCACAGCAGCTGGGCAAGCTGAAGGTGTACCGCGGTGCAGAGCACCCGCACGCCGCTCAGCAGCCCAAGACTTTCGAAATTTCCCAGGTCGCCCAGTAG
- a CDS encoding CpaF family protein, whose protein sequence is MAGLKQRAALALFERMGTRFGDTSSSEEELRASAVEELSAVIDQEQVPLTPEERRRLIRDVADEVMGLGPLQRLLEDPAVTEIMVNRCDQIYVERHGHLSLTGSQFSSDDHLRKVIERIVSKVGRRIDESSPLVDARLEDGSRVNAIIPPLAVNGPSLTIRKFSQVPLTVQNLIEWGSMTPEMAELLSACVRARLNIIVSGGTGTGKTTLLNVLSSFIPEEDRIVTIEDAVELQLQQDHVVRLESRPPNIEGKGAVSIRELLRNSLRMRPDRIIVGEVRGGESLDMLQAMNTGHDGSLSTVHANAPRDAVARLETLVLMAGMDLPLRAIREQIASAVDLIIQVTRLRDGSRRVTHVTEVQGMEGEIVTLQDAFVFDYSAGMDAQGRFLGKPVPTGIRPRFLDRFADLGISVSPGVFGAAPLPSGRR, encoded by the coding sequence TTGGCGGGACTCAAACAGCGTGCCGCACTCGCTCTGTTTGAACGGATGGGAACGCGTTTCGGGGATACTTCGTCCTCCGAAGAAGAACTCCGCGCGAGCGCTGTTGAAGAACTGTCGGCTGTGATCGATCAAGAGCAGGTTCCGCTTACGCCGGAGGAACGACGTCGACTCATCCGCGACGTTGCCGACGAAGTCATGGGTCTGGGCCCGCTCCAGCGTCTCCTGGAAGATCCGGCCGTCACCGAAATCATGGTCAATCGCTGTGACCAGATCTACGTCGAGCGCCACGGACATCTGTCTCTGACAGGATCACAGTTCAGCTCGGATGACCACCTGCGGAAAGTAATCGAGCGAATCGTCTCCAAAGTGGGTCGCCGCATCGATGAATCGTCTCCGCTCGTAGATGCAAGGCTGGAGGACGGTTCGCGTGTCAATGCGATCATCCCGCCCTTGGCCGTGAACGGGCCATCACTCACCATTCGCAAGTTCAGCCAAGTGCCCCTGACTGTGCAGAACCTCATCGAATGGGGTTCCATGACGCCGGAAATGGCGGAACTCCTCAGTGCCTGTGTCCGGGCCCGGCTGAACATCATCGTTTCCGGCGGCACAGGAACCGGCAAGACCACGCTCCTTAACGTGCTGTCTTCCTTCATTCCCGAGGAAGACAGGATCGTCACCATCGAGGACGCCGTAGAACTGCAGTTGCAGCAGGACCATGTGGTCCGGCTGGAAAGCCGGCCGCCCAATATCGAAGGCAAGGGCGCAGTTTCCATTCGAGAGCTCCTTAGGAACTCGCTCCGTATGCGTCCAGACCGCATCATCGTTGGCGAAGTCCGCGGCGGCGAATCGTTGGACATGCTGCAGGCCATGAACACGGGCCATGACGGGTCGCTGTCCACGGTTCACGCAAACGCCCCTCGCGACGCCGTTGCGCGACTGGAAACGCTGGTCCTCATGGCCGGGATGGACCTCCCGTTGCGGGCGATCCGCGAGCAGATTGCCTCCGCCGTTGACCTGATCATCCAGGTAACCCGTCTGCGCGACGGCAGCCGCCGGGTCACACACGTCACGGAAGTCCAGGGCATGGAGGGAGAAATCGTCACCCTCCAGGATGCCTTCGTCTTCGATTACTCAGCAGGAATGGACGCCCAGGGCAGGTTCCTCGGCAAGCCTGTTCCTACTGGAATCCGTCCCCGGTTCCTTGATCGTTTCGCTGACCTGGGTATCTCGGTTTCCCCGGGCGTCTTCGGCGCGGCTCCGCTGCCTTCAGGGAGGCGGTAA
- a CDS encoding glycosyltransferase family 39 protein — protein MFGLSSWSLLLPQSVMGVLSVYLLYRMVQKRLDATTGLLAGTFLAVIPVSTVIFRYNNPDALLTLLMIGILYCTLESVDNARVRWLLLAGALTGAAFLTKQLQVLVVLPGIAVAYGVFARVSVAKRLLHLLTALATAAIAAGWWLAVVQMTSPADRPFIGGSRNNSAVELTLGYNGLDRLTGEDATRTMSPGINAGLTEKLDAGFQRFLQPQFSGQFGWFLPLAVAGLCIGAWLLWRRQGEPAQRALLLICSVWFSCSATVLAFMSGILHPYYVLTAVPPLCCLAAVALMRLLRGLDSGRIRLFAAGIFAATMVVAFITAVRSTADFPGFPVAVLVIWSLAIAGILLRPPGEVVTRVVRIFAILALLLGPVLWSLNTVLSSHIGAGVVAGPSIFNMRTDDRDRASPETPQSYLSVMFGDSPNSKLLQRLQEAPPERTWTAAVVGSETAANYQLESGRAVLPLGGFDGTDPFPTLEQFQGLLDEGRVQSVVIENLPPLTLEGRGESARIVDWVKENFSAEQVGGAEYYRLVR, from the coding sequence ATGTTCGGGCTCAGTTCATGGAGTCTCCTGCTACCTCAATCGGTGATGGGAGTCCTGAGCGTGTACCTTCTGTACCGAATGGTGCAAAAGCGCTTGGACGCAACTACGGGCCTGCTGGCTGGGACATTCCTGGCGGTCATCCCGGTGTCCACGGTTATTTTCCGCTACAACAACCCGGACGCGTTGCTGACCCTGCTCATGATCGGGATTCTCTATTGCACCCTCGAGTCTGTTGACAATGCCCGCGTTCGATGGCTGCTGCTGGCGGGTGCCCTGACTGGCGCCGCCTTCCTGACTAAACAGCTTCAAGTGCTGGTGGTCCTGCCTGGGATTGCTGTCGCCTATGGCGTGTTCGCACGCGTTTCCGTAGCAAAGCGTCTGCTGCACCTATTGACGGCCCTCGCTACAGCCGCCATCGCCGCCGGCTGGTGGCTCGCAGTTGTCCAAATGACCAGCCCCGCAGATCGCCCGTTTATTGGCGGATCAAGGAACAACAGCGCCGTTGAGCTCACCCTGGGCTACAACGGTCTCGACCGGCTGACCGGCGAGGATGCAACCAGAACCATGTCCCCGGGAATCAACGCCGGGCTGACTGAGAAACTGGACGCCGGATTTCAACGATTCCTGCAGCCGCAGTTTTCGGGACAGTTCGGCTGGTTCCTGCCTTTAGCCGTAGCCGGCCTTTGTATCGGAGCCTGGCTGCTGTGGCGGCGCCAAGGAGAACCAGCCCAACGGGCCCTCCTGCTTATATGTTCGGTCTGGTTCAGTTGTTCGGCGACGGTCCTCGCATTTATGTCCGGGATCCTCCACCCCTACTATGTACTGACGGCGGTGCCTCCCTTATGTTGTCTGGCAGCGGTCGCACTCATGCGCTTACTTCGGGGCCTGGACAGCGGGCGAATTCGCCTCTTCGCAGCGGGAATCTTCGCTGCGACCATGGTTGTCGCGTTCATTACAGCAGTCCGCTCCACCGCGGACTTCCCTGGCTTCCCCGTCGCTGTGCTTGTTATTTGGAGTCTTGCAATTGCTGGGATCCTATTGCGGCCGCCTGGGGAGGTGGTCACACGAGTGGTCAGGATATTTGCAATCCTCGCGCTACTCCTTGGACCCGTACTTTGGTCTCTCAACACAGTCCTAAGCAGCCACATAGGTGCCGGAGTAGTTGCCGGGCCGAGCATTTTCAATATGAGGACAGACGACCGGGATAGGGCTTCTCCCGAAACCCCGCAAAGCTATCTATCAGTGATGTTCGGCGACTCTCCGAACTCCAAATTGCTGCAGCGATTGCAGGAAGCTCCCCCGGAAAGGACATGGACGGCGGCCGTCGTCGGTTCGGAGACGGCCGCAAACTACCAGTTGGAGTCCGGACGCGCCGTCCTACCCCTGGGTGGCTTCGACGGCACGGATCCATTTCCAACTCTGGAGCAATTCCAAGGCCTACTGGATGAAGGACGAGTTCAGTCCGTCGTGATCGAGAACCTGCCGCCGTTGACGCTCGAGGGCCGCGGAGAGTCCGCAAGAATCGTGGACTGGGTAAAGGAGAACTTTAGTGCCGAACAGGTTGGTGGGGCTGAATACTACCGGCTGGTCCGATAA
- a CDS encoding Flp family type IVb pilin, with translation MNSALVSMVAFIAGVKNRLTREEKGATMVEYGIMVAFIAVLVMAAVIILGPKIAGLFTAVSTAI, from the coding sequence ATGAACTCTGCACTGGTCTCCATGGTTGCCTTCATCGCCGGCGTCAAGAACCGGCTCACTCGCGAAGAGAAGGGCGCCACGATGGTGGAGTACGGCATCATGGTCGCCTTCATCGCAGTCCTGGTGATGGCCGCGGTCATCATCCTCGGCCCGAAGATCGCCGGCCTCTTCACGGCTGTTTCGACAGCCATCTAG
- the rpsI gene encoding 30S ribosomal protein S9 has translation MAQNEETTEAVAAEETLTSYTSESGPAEAEAPKKERPALTVAGAAVGRRKEAVARVRIVPGTGKWIINGRELANYFPNKLHQQDVNEPFKILDLDGAYDVFARIHGGGISGQAGALRLGIARSLNEIDTENNRATLKKAGYLRRDARVIERKKAGLKKARKAQQYSKR, from the coding sequence GTGGCTCAGAACGAAGAGACCACCGAAGCCGTTGCGGCTGAGGAAACCCTGACCAGCTACACCTCGGAAAGCGGTCCTGCGGAAGCAGAAGCGCCCAAGAAGGAACGCCCGGCACTGACCGTTGCCGGCGCCGCAGTTGGCCGTCGTAAAGAAGCCGTGGCACGTGTTCGCATTGTGCCCGGTACCGGCAAGTGGATCATCAACGGCCGCGAGCTGGCCAACTACTTCCCGAACAAGCTGCACCAGCAGGATGTCAACGAGCCCTTCAAGATCCTTGATCTGGATGGCGCTTACGACGTCTTCGCACGCATCCACGGCGGTGGCATTTCCGGCCAGGCCGGTGCCCTGCGCCTCGGCATCGCCCGTTCGCTGAACGAGATCGACACCGAGAACAACCGCGCCACCCTGAAGAAGGCCGGCTACCTCCGCCGTGACGCACGCGTCATCGAGCGTAAGAAGGCTGGTCTCAAGAAGGCCCGTAAGGCTCAGCAGTACTCCAAGCGCTAA
- a CDS encoding pilus assembly protein TadG-related protein, which translates to MAILLVVLMGCAALAVDVGAMYAEKAQLQNGADAAALAVAGDCAKGNCGTPSVTGSNYANNNANDSTSGATVSFPNATTVRVVTKARAAGSSTDGFPLYFARAMGFQSTDIGATAEAIWGTPSKGTTLPWTVSECVFKKYLSPTQLSDLNSTGQFTGDPTPTHILLRYDTGATALPGCAAQNGYQPGGFGWLVTDTGCSTNVSIGATVDGQPGNHFPNDLACNSVLATIMDEPVLIPLFSSATGNGSNAVYSLIGFAAFQVTGYKFSGSDANLDPAAPNCNGNCRGLQGFFARFVSLDEFTLSNSGQPNYGATVVALTQ; encoded by the coding sequence GTGGCCATCCTCCTCGTCGTATTGATGGGTTGCGCCGCCCTGGCCGTCGACGTCGGTGCCATGTATGCGGAGAAGGCCCAGCTTCAGAATGGGGCCGATGCCGCCGCCCTGGCAGTCGCCGGCGATTGCGCAAAGGGAAACTGCGGAACTCCGTCGGTGACGGGCTCCAATTATGCAAACAACAATGCGAATGACAGTACCAGCGGCGCCACCGTCTCATTTCCGAACGCAACGACGGTTCGGGTAGTCACGAAGGCGCGAGCGGCCGGCTCTTCAACAGATGGCTTTCCGCTCTACTTTGCCCGCGCCATGGGCTTCCAGTCCACTGACATAGGCGCAACGGCGGAGGCCATATGGGGAACCCCGTCAAAAGGCACCACCTTGCCATGGACTGTCAGTGAGTGCGTTTTCAAGAAGTACCTCTCTCCCACTCAACTCTCGGATTTGAACTCAACCGGACAATTTACGGGAGACCCAACGCCCACTCACATCCTGCTTCGATACGACACCGGTGCCACAGCGCTTCCCGGTTGTGCCGCCCAAAATGGGTACCAGCCTGGCGGCTTTGGTTGGCTTGTCACCGACACGGGTTGCTCTACGAACGTCAGCATCGGCGCGACAGTCGACGGTCAGCCGGGAAATCATTTCCCCAACGATCTCGCCTGCAACTCGGTTCTCGCCACGATCATGGACGAGCCGGTGCTTATACCTCTTTTTAGTTCGGCCACCGGTAACGGAAGCAATGCAGTCTACTCTCTGATCGGTTTCGCAGCCTTCCAGGTAACCGGGTACAAGTTCAGTGGTTCTGACGCGAATCTTGATCCCGCCGCACCGAACTGCAACGGCAATTGTCGAGGCCTCCAAGGCTTCTTTGCCCGTTTTGTGTCGCTCGACGAATTCACCTTGTCGAATAGCGGGCAACCCAATTACGGAGCCACCGTAGTTGCACTCACGCAGTAG